A segment of the Epinephelus fuscoguttatus linkage group LG23, E.fuscoguttatus.final_Chr_v1 genome:
tagtggagtaaataTTTTCAAGTAAAATGTAgtggagaagaaggagaaagcGGCAGAAACAGAGATTTTCTGGCAGCGTTTTACGCTTGCATCGGAAATagtattctgtttttaaagtaTGTTTTATATGTTCATTTGCCAACTTAATATTCATTAATATTGTTATCTCACTATATCTTACTatgtaatgatgaaaactctgtgtgtgtgtgtgtctgttccatgtttttctcctcactgacttggtcaatccatgtgaaatttggcacagtggtagaaggtcatgggaggatgccaatgaagcaatattacatcaattggccaaaggggggcgctatagcaacccattgaaatgtcaaactttgaatgggcatatctcatgccccgtatgtcgtagagacatgaaactttgcacagagatgcctctcctcatgaggaacacatttgcctcaagaacccataacttccgcttatatacattttccgccattttgaattttttgaaaaacacttcaaatggatctcttcctaggaagtttgagcgatctgcatgaaactggatgaacataatctagggaccaatatctaaagttccctcttggcaaaagttggaaaacttcctaaaactgagcttctataaggcaatgaatattgcggagggcgtggctcatcacataaaggtgtagaacatctcaagggtttcacccatcaccacgcaactttgtaggcatatgaccacacataatctgaggggacccctccattattgaccccatcaaacaaaatgggggcgctagagagctcatttcttatctaggcctaaccgccatatggatttttactaaacttggtagatatgtagaacaggacgcctcaaggtgactggagaaatttaactctaattggcaactgggtggcgctataacaacagaaaaatgcttcaaaatggctaaaatgcaaccgatcgctgtggctccccctgtggaccaatgttgagggtttttttgtaatttttggtttgactaagtcatggtatggtatgctgtgcataatcacggaaactgtcagtcagtcattctgtctgtcccacgtttttctcctcactgacgtggtcaatctatgtgaaactgcacataggcattgaggactggcataggtagaaggtgacaaagctaccaatgagtatggactagttattattattataattagtagtagtagtaatagcaGCAGAATGTACAGTGTGTTGTTCTCACAGCTACTTTATATAGTGAACATTTTTGTGTGAATTTCTCCGTCTCTGCAGATCTCTCCTGTTGGCGCTCTATGTACCTCAGATGAATGCAGTTATGGGTATATACTATATATGctgcattagtgtgtgtgtgtgtgtccactaaTGCGTGGGTGGGTGATGTGAGTCACGATTGTGGAAAATCCCACTCTCCTCCTTGCCCCTCCTCCTTTCTTCTGCAACCTGAGGCGATTAGAAAACAAGAGGTGTCACTCTGCTGCTCTTCCTGCGGTCACAGTGACAGACCCAGCAGGACAAAGACGCTACAGACATGTGATGATCTGATGGAATATGATGCGTTGCTGTAGGTTAAACTACACAACAGTATATGCAAGGATTAAAATGAGCACAACCTTAAACATCtgcagcagtaaaataaaaaaaaaatcattaattcATAAGAAACGATGACAAACTGAGCCAAACCAATGTTTCGGTTCATTGAGACGTCTGATGAGTTTGAACGCTGAATGCAGATTCAGATAATGTCTCCATGAACTCTTCActggcttttaatgtgaaagccATTAAAGGATCGCACTTGTTGAAAGAGTTTTTTATTATAGGAGGAGGACAAGGCTGGCAGAGACTCCACGCGGAGCATGAACAATAACACAGAGGAATTAAAGGTCACACCAAACACTCCTCGTTTTCCATCGTTCATTTTGTCGTCTATGAAGCCAATGTCACCACTCTGTCCTCAGCTGCTAccatctctctctgcctttcctcctcttcagcAGCTCTACGCTTGCTTTCATGTCGAAGCAGGAATCAAAGTTTGCTCTCATCAACGACTTTGAAgcagtctttgtttttctttgtgtttcctgtttacaGAAAGTCAGTGAGAAGGTTGGAGGGGCGGAAGGAACCAAGCTAGATGATGACTTCAAAGAAATGGAAAAGgtagatttattcattcacactcacattcacacctacggacaatttagagtcaccaattaaccaaTCATCTCCTCAGCAGGTTTGTGTGCTTGTCTCTCACAATACTCCTGATTTTTTTGGTCCTGCAGAAGGTGGACGTCACCAGCAGAGCAGTGTTGGACATCATGACCAAAACCACAGAGTACCTCCAACCTAACCCAGGTAGGAAACGCACAGTGAAACTGACACAACATGCAGCCTGAAACAACACACCTGTGACTCATGATGTGACCCTCGCCACCCCGCAGCATCCAGAGCCAAGCTGAGTATGATCAACACCATGTCAAAGATCCGCGGCCAGGACAAGGGACCCGGTTACCCTCAGGCTGAGTCTGTCCTCGGAGATGCCATGTTGAAGTTTGGACGGGAGTTAGGGGAGGAGTCAAGCTTTGGTAAGTGGGAGGGTGCATAAATTTATGGTGGTAAGATGTCTGCAGAGGACTGTTAGTACAACTGGTTTATTACTGCAACTTATTACAACAGAAATACAGTGatttgccttttttctttttttaatttgtagctCCTGCCCAACCTCAGGAGGGAACAAAGCTGCCATTATAACACATAAATAGATACATGACTGagtaaaatgataataataataataataatgataataatgaaaaaaattaaatagaaattaatatatatgcACGGAAATAGAACATAAATGAATACAATATATTTACTTGataaaatacctgtttttgtattcattaattttcctAATTTACtaatttgttcttttctgtttacatttatttcagtttttactATTTCTTCTTCATTATAATGGCATCTTTAGTCCTCCATACAGAAGTGGCACACAAAACgaaattttgttttaaaactgacTAATTAATTCTTTTCTATCTacgtttatttctgtttttactcatTTTGTCATCTgataatttgatttttaatgaataaatttCAAATTTATTCTTTTCTGTgtacatttatttctgtttctatttatttcaTCTTCATTACAATGGCATCTGTAGTCCTCCATACTTCAATTGTGCACAGAataatttttcatcatttctttatttattcttttctgTTTAAGctcattttatatttctatttatttcccCTTCATTATAATGGTATTATTAGTCCTCCATACAATGGTGGCACTTTTAATAGAACTTTATTTTAATCATGtcttaatttattgtttctgtctacattcatttctgtttttatttatttcatctcaTAATGGCATCTTTAGTCTTCCATACAAGAGTTTCAAGCTGACCCAAGCAGAAGTCATGTAAAGATGTCTATGAAAAAATTAGTATGTGTTTTTTACTCTGTCCCATTCTCTTCATCCCTGCCTTCCAGGTTTAGCGCTGATCGATGCCAGCGAGGCGATGAAGGAGCTCGGGGAGGTAAAGGACGCTCTGGACATGGAGGTCAAACAGAACTTCATCGACCCGCTGCAGAACCTCCacgacaaagacctcaaagagatacaGGTGAATAAAACACCTGTTTATCTTAATGAATCGGACATGTCCTTTGAATTGATTTTCATTTTCCTCTCCTGCCTTGTTTCCCCTCCACCGCAGCACCATCTGAAGAAGATGGAGGGCCGCCGCCTGGACTTTGACTACAAGAAGAAGCGTCAGGGGAAAGTCCAGGACGATGAAATCAAACAGGCGCTGGAGAAGTTCGACGAGAGTAAAGAGATCGCAGAGCAGAGCATGTTTAACCTGCTGGAGAGCGATGTAAGGGTGCTctcatgtttcattttaatttatgttttcatcATCGATTGatctgccaattattttctgtcctaagcccctcccaccagacaccCGTGGGCATATCGCCCACATGATCTGATTTCACTGTTCTCTGTTCATTTGACCACAAataagacaagaattagctagccagCTGCTGTGGCCCACTTCTCTGGGAGTTGAGTGGGCAGAAGCTTGGAAGCTTGGGTGGCTTGAATTCTACCAGCTCAAACCCCCTAGCGCCGGGTGTCAAAATGCGCTGATGGCCAGAGGCAGCACCGGGTCTAACCTTCGTgtcggcagcaacagaaagtttgctgatccagtggGGAGTTTGCGCTGGTTGGATTCAGGTTGCTGCAGCCGCTGACTCAGGGTGTgtttccagagctgctgcccactctcctcccagTGGGGTGGTCTGTAGTGgcagggagtgaggcggagAACCTACTGTGATTCATggctctagctaatgttagccatatAAAGCCACAGCCGTGAGCCTTTAGctctggttagcagaaggctaaagtataagcaacattttctctctatCTTTAAGAGGCTTCGCCAATATTGACACGTGTTTTCATCGTTTATTGTCAGACTTAATGTTAGCCCTTTAAAAATGGACCTTTAAACACGTGGACGGCCACGAGAGATCATTGTTGGCATGATCCTGtttaaacagatttaaaataagAACCATAATAGCTAAAGCATTCAGTCTTTTAGCAGCAGAAAGCAAAGACTTCTGTCTGCCATGTCGTCATGTTAATGCTCGTAGTGACACCATTGCACAACGTCACGTGTGGTGCAAACCCCAAATGAACGATGAAACCATCACTAGGCCTTTGAgctctgctcataaaaatgagcatatttCAAATACTAATGTACATAGTTCAAATAACGTATGGGGTGtttagaaatattttgtttatgttcctcattttaaaaatcttttggattgtttttgtcatgacaCAGTGTCAATACTTTTATAAATTAGTACGGTTTATTGACTTGTGTAACATTTTAGGTTAGGATGTATAGAGTTTAGGGATGTGACGCATTTGAAGATACTCtaacaaatgacatcacaataagcaaaagTACCAATGTAGGTTCTGGCAGACCATATCTACTGCTGGGTTCAAAGAGTTGCTCTGCAGTGTAGGCAGCTGTGTCCAATGCTGGGACAACAACTTTTTCCACAGGATTCTCCGCCACTGAGTCAggctttcaccatctgaaggaatcatctgcatttgtagaacagccaacaggaacgctctctctctgaaatgatgTGTGATTGGCTCCCATCTCCCATCATAGGATAGATTTTCTGAAGCCTGAAAAcggagccaagaggaggtgcagaagtctagtttttcCTCAAACCACAATTGTAccatgctcaaagtttattatgaGATTTTTGTCCAATGACGCCAACATTAAACTGCGTTGAAAGTCCAGTAAATGTCTCTGCTCCAATGAGTGATGACAGTGGACGTTTACTGCAGAAGAAACAGCTAATTGATttggaaaaacaatgacaaaaaatcAAGTGCAAACAGAAATCTAATCGGATTAATTCCCTGAGGGGAAACATCATTTTTAAACCGCATTgaatcatgaaaacaacaaacgtGGAAATCATATTAGAAAATGACTCAATATAATCAAATATTCACTGTGATGATTGTGGTTGacattgttttttctgttgctatggttacaacTACTGGAAAACAAAGGGCAGCGATCCTGCGCCGTGCCGTGCTGTGTTGCAGCAGACCCCGGCCCAGCATGGGCACAGAACAGGATGtgctgcagtaaaaaaaaaaatatgcgtgtgtgtgtgtgtgtgtgtgtgtgtgtgtgttgcagataGAGCAGGTGAGCCAGCTGGCAGCATTGGTTCAGGCTCAGTTGGAGTACCACACTCGCTCTGCCGAAATCCTCCAACAGCTCTCCAGTAAGATGGAGGACAGGTATTGATCCCTCTGCCCACCTGTGATAAAAATAACCCAATAAAAGAAGATTCACGTGGTGAGACGAACCTCTTTTTAAACCGTGTCTGGCCTTTACCCAGGATAAAAGAGGTGTCCAATAAACCGAGGAAGGAGTATACTCCGAAACCCCGAATGACCCTGGAGCTGCTGCCCCCCAGCGAGAGCCACAACGGAGGGATACACTCGGCCAAATCGCCAGGAAGATCACCAGGTACAGGGTGGGAGAGCAGTCTGGGTGGGAGAATGAGAGTTTGACCACATCAGAGacatttgtcttatttctacaACGGTTGTTGACTTTTAGACTCATCACATCTGCTTTTTAGTCAAACAGCCTTCTGCTAGAATCAGGCAGACATAATCACAGCAAGTCTGTATTTACCATTAGAGCTGTGTCgatgtgtgttttttgcccCAGAAGagtccacgaacgaggacaacaggtctacgttaagcagaatgaagtataaggtgcagtAAACCCacaatgtgatgtcctcatatggggacgcagagtctcaggaggatattgaCATATGACATGTACTTCAACATCATAATCAAATTCTTGAAATTCAGTCATGGCTTTTGGGTTTGGTGAGCCACTTCAAGATTTTTAGTCACCCcctctggccacccctatgacAAATTTCTGGGGGGCACCACTGCCCACAAAGGGCTTGAAACGTGTCAGCTCAGCTCATATGACCACTAGAGGTCGTCGCACTCCATTCACAATTCTTatgctgtttgtgtctgtcccCCCACAGCCCCCATGGACCAGCCCTGCTGCCGAGCGCTCTACGATTTCGAACCAGAGAACGAAGGCGAGCTGGGCTTCAAAGAGGGCGATGTCATCACCTTGACCAATCAGATCGATGACAACTGGTACGAGGGCATGATCAACGGCCAGTCGGGCTTCTTCCCCATCAACTACGTGGATATCCTGGTGCCGCTCCCTCATTAGGTCCCGCCAGTGATCTGGCCCTTAACCCCTTCGACCAATCCAGACACCCCTGAAAACAGCCTGTAtttgcataaaaaaaacaaaccacgCCCtccttctacttcttcttctgtgcTTCTGTGCGATTCTGCTTTCACAAAACGGACTGAAATGACTGAGACGAAGACAGGGTGGATGAGACGAGGCAGTAGGACAGTGAAGAAGAAAGGGGGAGGAGGATTTTAGCGTGAGAGATGCAGAAGAGAGGTAGAAGAGAGGGATTGAGAGGGACGAGAGGACGAAGAGATGATGATCTTTTACAGCGCTCACTCAGTCGTGCTCCGCTCAGCCGGGCAACACTGGAAACCAATGAGGCTTTGGAGACTTAAGGCACGGTGTAAATGTACGTGCatgtatgtgtctgtatgtgcgTTTCGACCTGTTCTTACTCTATTATGACCGAGCCAGCACAAAGTCCTGcttgacagctttttttgtgatgctgtcttcttcttcttctcttcttaagtttcttgctgtttttctctcagAGTACTTCTGTCTTTTCTACCTTGACTTGCCTTCCTGTGCTCTTCTTCAGCCCTAGATTTCTCAGCAACTGTCACAGTCTTTCccactttctgtctttctttctttctctcttccctccttGGCTAGCACTGCCTTTCAGCATGGCTCCATACTGTATGCAGGCCTCTAACCCATGTTCCAGAGCTACATTAGGTCACCAGACCCTTCTACTTTTGTTTAAGTATCTCTCGTACTCTTGTAACATACTCTGCCTTCCTCAGAGTCTGCACAGAGTCTCAGCTCAGTGGCTGTATGCATGAACCAGCCAAATCAGAAATTTGAGTGGTAAGACGCTACATGAGATGTAGTTTTCGGGAGAGTACCTTTGCAACAAAGCCGTATAACTGCAATAAGTAGATTTTTCCAGAATGAAAAAGAGAATACTTGATCACTTGTTCTGAAAGCCATTTATCAGATAAGGTTTTAAAGGTGTGAGGATCGGAGGAGTCATTCAACACATCATTAAACTTGTCAGCTCCAGAGCTGAAAAGGAAAGCTCTCTCTCATGATTTACCAGACAGCAGCGACATGTTAACACAATCCAGGACAGGCCAGTTGTATTGAACATAACTTTTTCACCAGGTTGGTTCCTCCAGTATACATAGAGGAAAAGATACTTGTTTTTTCTCCGTGTACTGCTCTCAGTCACCCATTCACGGTGTTTTGTGTGTACTGTGGGGAGTAAATGCTTGTTAACTTGTCTTATGTGTGGCTCTTGCATGCAGGACTGTGTGATCAGTGGTAGCCGTTCTAAAATCACCAGTTTTAGTCCTCTTTCTGCAGTTATCTGGAGGAAGGCTGCTGCTCAGTGGCCCCTTAAGAAAACAGAATGTCATTAATATTACATTAATAAGACATTAAATTCCAGAATGCTGACAAAATTCGAGAACCTTCAGACGGCTCTTAGCATCTTTCAAATTCTAGAATCTCAGCAACATTCTACACTTCGCAGAACATTATCTGGGTCTTTGTAAAATTCTTCAACCTGAGTATTTCAACAAtggcattctcggaacccatcggctgtattcagcgtctgacttccagcagatggcgatacagcctctgggggcagacccccgattttttggcattccggtttgatttgggcggaggaggcgaattttcgtttccgacttccgtttattaagtaaatatgctgaaccattgcaatggattcagagtttgcagtgatgccaattatgttccgcctcgttagttcaccgcacggaccgtttaacctggcaacaactgcagccggctcaaacgtgattggtcaatatcacgcagtctacaaacagcctacaaccagaaaccagggctcttccgctcttcttccggaggcaagatctccggggtttgcctacagactctaccttcactgaatgtagagtctgtatattgAGACTACAACAACGGTAACTTGACCTTAGGGAACATTTTAGAACCTTGACAAAATATTTGCCCTCGGAATAATCTAGAAATGTGTTATCACTGCAGAATCTTGATAACATTCAAGAAACTTTTGAACTAAATAAGAATGTTTCTGGACTTCATGAACATTTTCGAGCGTCAAAACTTGGCAGCGTTCTCGCCCTCAGAATGATCTAGAAATGATTCATCATTCTGGAATCTTGATAATGTTCTTGAGCACCCTGTTACCTTCAAGAAACTTTTGAACTTTATAGTTTCTTGGTGACATTTTGATCTGTATATGAATGTCTCTAGATCTCATAAACATCCTGGACTGTTCATATATGTTGCGGCGTAATCAGAACATTCTAGATCCTCGACAGCGTTCTTCTCGCTAGAATGATATAGAAATGTTTTATCATTCTGGAATCTCGATAACGTTAAAGAACATTGCATTACATTTAACTTTTGAGGTATATAGGTCCCTGGTGAAATTTTGAACTGTATACGAATGTTTCTAGACTCTGTAAACATCCTGGAGTGTTCTCATATAGTCAGCAGTAATGGAAACATTCAAGAACCTTGACAGCGTTCTTGCCCACACAATGATCTAGAAATGTTTTGTCACTCCAGAGTCTCGACAGCGTTCAAGAACGCCCTGTTATACTTAAGAAACTTTTGAACTTAACAGTTCCTTGGTAACATTTTGAAGTGTATAAGAATATTTCTATAATTTGTTTACATCCTGGAGTGTTCTCATATTTTCAGGCATAATCAGAACATCGTAGAACCCTTAAGACAAGAATATTCTAAACAGTTTAGCAGTTGGTATTGGTGTTTCCTGTTAGCCATGCTAGTTCCCTGGAGGAAGCGTCACATACAGAGAAAAGCAGGACTTCCTTGGTGGCTGTAACTGAAGAGCTACCTACTGTACACGTTTGTATGTCTCAGAAGTGTTCATCATAAGGCAGTATTAAATAGTACTAATAATACTCTGAGAAAGACCTTGTGAAAAAGGTCATTTATTGTGAAAGGCTGTCTCGTAATTCAACTATTTATCACTGATTTCACATTAATCAGATTGACCTTTTAATGGCAGTGGAAACCATCAGCTCGTGTTTTACCTTTGATAGCAGCagaacatttttaacatttggatgttactgttttttgtcTCATGTTGAACCTTGAAGCTTTGGCAGTTGTCAACTGTTGGTAGCTACAAGACAAGCCGACAAGTCTTACAATTAAGAGAGATGACTCCATTTGAGTCAATGGAAATGTTCCAGCAATGTTAAGAGATCTGTTTAATTGTATTCTTCCGTACTTATGTTTTGTTGGTCTGTTAAAATCAAACAAAGGACTTAAGAACTTTGTATTACATTCATGACTTGATGAGAGGACATTCAGAGTGGTGCTGGGTTTATATCGACTCCATTGTACATAAAACATCTGAATAGTGTCAAAGACTGGAGGTCTGCCGTACTCAGAACTTCTCTGCTCTGGTGTACACAGGAAGCTAAAGCTAATCACCTTGATGTTTGTTCTCATTTACCATGCtaacatttctaaaaataaaaactgacatttaatgaatattatatttgatatttaaCACGTAGACTGtgttgttaaattaaaaagCCTAGGGTTTTTCTGTTCAggcattatttattaattcgTCAAACAACGGCAGGAGTGTGTGCTAGCACGGCTAATGCTAATGTGCCAGATGCGGCTAACCAGCATTTCGCTTCACATTCCCGTACTTGTGTTTTGGTGATGCAGTGTTGAGCAGAAtacttaaaagtaaaagtatttagTGCCTGAATATCTCATCCTAAATGTAAGAGTCTGTTAAAATacagagaaatgtcacatatttaaaattaatttggcATCCATCGTCTAAAGGACGGTTTATATGTAAAATGGTTGTGCTTTGCAtaatttttgtcacattttcttccttttccttACTGTGAAAAATCGCTGACATATATTTAAGTATTACTGTGATGTATCACAATAACAGCCATGCTAATTTCTGTTAGCAAGGGCTTTATGAGCATGGACCGGACCAAACTTTGCTTCAACCAAAACCTAATATTTACTTATGTCAGTGATAATGACGCTTTGTTTTAATTCAAAAATTAACCCCCTGATTTTACTTGGTATGTTGTCACTTTTTTCCAAACCCAAAATCCACCACTGCGTGATGCACACTGGAGAAAAATGTAGCTTGTTTCAAAACAAGACATCTCATCTCACTTTCAGCATATGGGTATGAGGTATCAAAGTATTCATAGAATTTATTAAGAACCTTTTGGTGTTTAAAGATGTACAGATAGTTCTTATTTTGTGTTCGGAAGGTGTATTCTGAACATTGCATTACAGCAAGTCGAGACAGTCCATTATCCAATAGCCATAAAATAGGCTGATCGTGCCGGTTTTTCACAAGTTAGCTGACGACAGTAATAATTTATCAGGTTTGCCGCAGAGAAGAAAATATGTTTGAGCATGGGCAAGTTTCAGAGTTCCTCTTGAAAGCTATAATGGTGTTTCGACACAAAtaataacaaagaaaaacaaaaaaactgcatttttaacCGTAGATTAAATATAATCTA
Coding sequences within it:
- the LOC125883916 gene encoding endophilin-A1-like translates to MSVAGLKKQFHKATQKVSEKVGGAEGTKLDDDFKEMEKKVDVTSRAVLDIMTKTTEYLQPNPASRAKLSMINTMSKIRGQDKGPGYPQAESVLGDAMLKFGRELGEESSFGLALIDASEAMKELGEVKDALDMEVKQNFIDPLQNLHDKDLKEIQHHLKKMEGRRLDFDYKKKRQGKVQDDEIKQALEKFDESKEIAEQSMFNLLESDIEQVSQLAALVQAQLEYHTRSAEILQQLSSKMEDRIKEVSNKPRKEYTPKPRMTLELLPPSESHNGGIHSAKSPGRSPAPMDQPCCRALYDFEPENEGELGFKEGDVITLTNQIDDNWYEGMINGQSGFFPINYVDILVPLPH